Within Cellulophaga sp. L1A9, the genomic segment CGGTACACGAAAGTTGTATTATTTGTTAAAGGATGAATTCGCAAAGCACAAATTAAAAATAGGAAGAGATGCCCTGTTTGGATATTTACGCTCAGAATCAATGCTTATAAAGCCAAGGAAGAATTACACCAAGACAACAAACTCTAACCATTGGCTTAGAAAACATCCTAATCTGATGAAAGAAATCAAAGTTTCTAGACCAGAGGAATACTTCGTCAGTGATATTACATACATTAAAAGTAGGGAGCGTACACATTATCTATCCTTGGTGACCGATGCCTATAGTAGAAAAATAATGGGGTATCATCTTAGTGACGATATGAGTGCCGAGAATGTGGTAAAGGCAGTAAAAATGGCGAACAACAATAGATTAACGAACAAAGATATAATTCATCATTCCGATAGAGGATTGCAGTATTGCTCGGCCATATACCAAAAAGAACTACAGCTAAGTAATATGACCGCATCAATGACAGATGGGTATGATTGCTACCAAAATGCATTGGCAGAACGAATGAACGGCATATTGAAAGGGGAATTCTTAATCTATAAATGTAACAGTGGCAAAGAGTTGAAAAAGCTCGTAGCAGAATCAATAAGAACGTATAATAACAAAAGACCACACTTGAGTCTAAAATATAAAACACCTAACTTTATACACAACAAAAAACCAGAGAAGCTAGCTTCTCTGGTTTAATATTAATTATTTAAAAACTGTCAACCTATTTTAGGACGACTCATAATTTAAATGAGATTGGAATTGTAAAAGCAATACTAACTGCCTGTCCATTTAGTGTTCCAGGTCTAAATGTTGGAAGTTTAGAGATAATGGATAGAGCTTCTTCAATTAAAGGTGCGGGTCCTTTTGCTCTCATTTTTTCTACCTCTCCTTCTTTATTAATTTTGAAATTTACATAGACAACTCCTTGTATGCCCATTTCTAGGGCTATTTCAGGATATCTTAATTGTTTTCTAATGTGATTAGCTATTTTTGAATTAAAATTTCGTTGATCCGTACGTTGATCTATATATGTCTGATGTTCAAATATGGGGATTCTTGTAATTTCTCCGCCTTGATAAATTTCATTTTCTGGAGTGTTGATTGGTATGAAGTTATGACGAGCTCCTTGTCTGAAATAGAAATTAAATGCGTGTACTGATGCGTATTTCTCCGTTTTTCTATTTTCTACTCTGAACGCAGGAATTTTGGCAATAGACTTTTTTAGCGAATCTCCAATTTTCCGTCTAATGATTGAATCGTTTGCAAAAGTCAATATGTTGTCTTCAATAATTTCGCCTACTGGGTTTGTATTAAAATTTACAAAAATGTTTAAGGTGTCTTTATAGGTTTTAGTGGGATTTTCTATGTTGGATAATGCTGTTTCTACTTTTTTTAAAATAATAGATTCTAAGCACTGATTGGGGGCTTTAGAATTTTTACAATTTTGATGTATCAATTGTTCTGCAGGAAAATAAGTTATTGCGGTATCTTCTTGACTGTAAAGGTGTGTTGTGCTAGAAATTAGTACTAAGAGGTATGTGAAAATGTGCTTCATATTAAAGTTTAAAGGTAAATGGAAGTGAGTATGGGGTTCTAACAATTTTGCCGCCATGTTGGCCGGGTTGTAGCATATTGGGGATTAACTCCGTAATTCTTCTAGCTTCATTTTCCAATAACTCGTGAGATCCTCTAACAGATATGTTCGTTATTTTTCCTGTTTCATCGATTAAGAATCTACAAAAAACCCTCCCTTGAATGTTTTCTTTTTTCGCTTCCTCCGGATACCTGAAATTTGCATTAATATGGTCCATCAATTTTTCTTGAAAACATGCTGTTTTATCTTCTATTTCTTCACCTTCGCAACCTGGAAAAATGGGAGCTTGGTCTAAAATCATAAAAGGAACCTCAGGGGTGTCATCTTCAATTTCTTCGATACTTATCTCTTGTTGTGCTGTTGCTACGTTTTGAAAACTTAGAAATAAGAAAGCGATTACATAGATTTTTTTCATGGTGTGGTTATATAGCAACCACGCCTTTTATATGTGGATGCGGATTATAGTCTACTAAGGTAAAGTCTTCAAATGTAAAATCAAAGATATTCTTCACTTCTGGGTTTAAAAGCATTTTTGGTAGTGGTCTAGGATCTCTACTCAATTGCAGTTCCACTTGATCCATATGATTGTTATATATATGTGCATCGCCAAAAGTGTGAATGAAATCTCCTGCCTCATAGCCACAAGCTTGCGCCATCATCATTGTAAATAAAGCATAGGAAGCAATATTAAAAGGGACCCCTAAAAATATATCTGCACTACGTTGGTATAACTGACAAGATAATTTCCCGTCTGCAACATAAAACTGAAAGAAAGCATGGCATGGAGGTAACGCGGCTTTTCCGTTGGCAACGTTTTCAGAGAAGGATTTAGTGGTATCTGGTAATACACTAGGGTTCCATGCAGAGATGAGCATTCTTCTGCTATTAGGGTTGTTTTTTAACGTTTCAACCACGTCTTTTATTTGATCGATGTCTTCACTGTTCCAATTACGCCATTGATGGCCATAAACAGGACCTAAATCGCCATTTTCATCTGCCCAATCATTCCAAATACGTACGCCATTTTCTTTCAAATAAGCAATATTGGTATCACCCTTTAAAAACCAAAGCAATTCATAGATGATAGACTTTAAATGCAATTTTTTGGTAGTAATCATTGGAAACCCTTCACTTAGATCAAATCGCATTTGATACCCAAAAACACTCTTAGTTCCCGTACCTGTACGGTCGCCTTTCTGATTTCCTGTTTCTAATACGTGGTTTAATAAATCGTGATATTGTTTCATAATAGTAAGGTAGCTTATGTTTATGGTGTGAAAGCTTATCTAGGATCAAAAATAAGAAATCAAATGGAATGTGATTCTATTTTAAAATAAATAGAATTCATGTGCTTGTAATATATTTAAAAGGAGATTGCTATTACCGTAGCGAATTACCCTAGAATCATCCCTGCAATGGTAGCGGAAAGTAAAGAGGCTAAGGAGCCACCTAATACTGCTTTAAGACCAAATTCAGATAACGTTTTACGTTGGCCCGGAGCTAATGATCCAATACCTCCAATTTGAATTCCAATGGAAGCGAAGTTAGCGAATCCACACAGCATATAAGTTGCCATGATAACAGATTTATTATAGGTAAAATGTACTCCATTGGCAGCATCTTTTAAGTCTGCTAATTGTATGTAGCCTATAAATTCACTAGCCGCAAGTTTTATTCCTAGCAATTGCCCCATAAGCATAACATCTTCTTTTCCTATACCAATAAGCCACATAAGTGGTGCGAAAATGGTACCTAATATAGATTCAAGAGATAGTTTTCCATAAGATGAGTTTTCGGCAATCCAACCATTTAAATGGGTGAAATCTCCTATTTCTGCAAAAACCGAATTAATCATAGCAATGAAAGCTACGAATACAAGAAGCATCGCGCCAACATTTACCGCTAATTTTAAGCCTTCAGTGGTTCCGTTAGCAATAGCGTCTAAAAAGTTAGATCCAATTTTCTCTGTAGACACATGTACATCTGTGTTAATTGGTTCCGTTTGTGGATATAATATTTTGGATATTACAATGGCTCCAGGAGCTGCCATTACCGATGCTGCTAAAAGGTGTTTTGCAAATTGTAATCTAAGAATTTCGTCATCTCCCCCCAAAAATCCGATATATGCTGCTAAAACTGCACCAGCAACGGTCGCCATACCGCCAATCATGACTAAAAGAATTTCTGATTTATTCATTTTTTCTAAATAGGCTTTTATCAAAAGCGGAGCTTCTGTTTGGCCTAAAAAGATATTACCGGCAACACTTAAGCTTTCTGCTCCAGAAATGCCTAAAGTTTTGGTGAGTAGCCAAGCTAAAACTTTTACTACTTTTTGAATGATTCCTAAATAAAAGAGGACAGAGGTTAATGCCGAAAAGAAGATAATGGTAGGAAGCACTTGGAATGCAAATATGAATCCGAAAGTATCCATGTCAACCACTAAACCTTCAAATAAAAATTTACTACCCGCAGTTGTAAATTCTAAAACTTTTACGAAAAGTTTGCCAATTTTGTCAAATATGTATTGAATAAAAGGCACTTTTAAAACTCCAATAGCTATAATTAATTGCAAGCCTAAA encodes:
- a CDS encoding thymidylate synthase; its protein translation is MKQYHDLLNHVLETGNQKGDRTGTGTKSVFGYQMRFDLSEGFPMITTKKLHLKSIIYELLWFLKGDTNIAYLKENGVRIWNDWADENGDLGPVYGHQWRNWNSEDIDQIKDVVETLKNNPNSRRMLISAWNPSVLPDTTKSFSENVANGKAALPPCHAFFQFYVADGKLSCQLYQRSADIFLGVPFNIASYALFTMMMAQACGYEAGDFIHTFGDAHIYNNHMDQVELQLSRDPRPLPKMLLNPEVKNIFDFTFEDFTLVDYNPHPHIKGVVAI
- a CDS encoding energy transducer TonB, translated to MKHIFTYLLVLISSTTHLYSQEDTAITYFPAEQLIHQNCKNSKAPNQCLESIILKKVETALSNIENPTKTYKDTLNIFVNFNTNPVGEIIEDNILTFANDSIIRRKIGDSLKKSIAKIPAFRVENRKTEKYASVHAFNFYFRQGARHNFIPINTPENEIYQGGEITRIPIFEHQTYIDQRTDQRNFNSKIANHIRKQLRYPEIALEMGIQGVVYVNFKINKEGEVEKMRAKGPAPLIEEALSIISKLPTFRPGTLNGQAVSIAFTIPISFKL
- a CDS encoding energy transducer TonB, whose product is MKKIYVIAFLFLSFQNVATAQQEISIEEIEDDTPEVPFMILDQAPIFPGCEGEEIEDKTACFQEKLMDHINANFRYPEEAKKENIQGRVFCRFLIDETGKITNISVRGSHELLENEARRITELIPNMLQPGQHGGKIVRTPYSLPFTFKL
- a CDS encoding IS3 family transposase (programmed frameshift), producing MKRTIITVNKRTQRDYNLGFKLSVVHQVEKGEMTYKQAQKAYGIQGRSTVLVWLRKHGTLDWSKPIRRQMPKSKETPAQKIKRLERELSDEKLRNKILNTMIDISDKQYGTAIRKKHLPHSIQRIRQEQRLSLSRCCRLFGISRQAVYQAEKRIIKRDQELVKVKNLVEGLRKDMPRLGTRKLYYLLKDEFAKHKLKIGRDALFGYLRSESMLIKPRKNYTKTTNSNHWLRKHPNLMKEIKVSRPEEYFVSDITYIKSRERTHYLSLVTDAYSRKIMGYHLSDDMSAENVVKAVKMANNNRLTNKDIIHHSDRGLQYCSAIYQKELQLSNMTASMTDGYDCYQNALAERMNGILKGEFLIYKCNSGKELKKLVAESIRTYNNKRPHLSLKYKTPNFIHNKKPEKLASLV
- a CDS encoding NupC/NupG family nucleoside CNT transporter → MKKSLWLTLILIVLALPVFAQDIIPLDTITASADTSTINDLSSFELVSPKILPNEGFTLNSFLRGILGMVSLILVSFLFSSNRKAINWRTVLIGLGLQLIIAIGVLKVPFIQYIFDKIGKLFVKVLEFTTAGSKFLFEGLVVDMDTFGFIFAFQVLPTIIFFSALTSVLFYLGIIQKVVKVLAWLLTKTLGISGAESLSVAGNIFLGQTEAPLLIKAYLEKMNKSEILLVMIGGMATVAGAVLAAYIGFLGGDDEILRLQFAKHLLAASVMAAPGAIVISKILYPQTEPINTDVHVSTEKIGSNFLDAIANGTTEGLKLAVNVGAMLLVFVAFIAMINSVFAEIGDFTHLNGWIAENSSYGKLSLESILGTIFAPLMWLIGIGKEDVMLMGQLLGIKLAASEFIGYIQLADLKDAANGVHFTYNKSVIMATYMLCGFANFASIGIQIGGIGSLAPGQRKTLSEFGLKAVLGGSLASLLSATIAGMILG